Proteins from a genomic interval of Lelliottia amnigena:
- a CDS encoding methylisocitrate lyase yields the protein MNFAALHHQPAPLIIANVWDASSALAAHQAGYLALGTSSAAIAALLGYEDGEAISFDELLFMVTRIQAVTTLPLSVDLESGYSETTNGIIENIQRLAQLGIVGVNLEDSRVIEGVRQPENASAFATKLGQIRQACPEMFLNIRTDGFLLNDDNALNETRRRGQLYAAQGADGFFVPGVTREEHIRALVRDVPLPLNVMCMPTLADFATLAVSGVRRISMGNFVHSSIQTRLKDLLLTIQNEQSFAGVFSHESH from the coding sequence ATGCCAGCAGCGCACTGGCGGCCCACCAGGCTGGATATCTTGCACTCGGCACATCCAGCGCGGCGATTGCTGCCCTGCTGGGTTACGAAGACGGCGAGGCGATCTCGTTTGATGAGCTGTTGTTTATGGTGACGCGCATTCAGGCGGTCACCACGTTGCCGCTCAGCGTCGATCTGGAATCCGGGTACAGCGAAACGACAAACGGCATCATTGAAAATATTCAGCGTCTGGCGCAGCTCGGCATTGTGGGCGTTAATCTTGAAGACAGCCGGGTGATTGAGGGCGTACGTCAGCCGGAAAATGCTTCTGCATTTGCCACAAAGCTCGGGCAAATTCGTCAAGCGTGCCCTGAAATGTTCCTGAATATTCGCACCGACGGTTTTCTGCTAAATGACGACAACGCGCTGAACGAGACCCGCCGTCGCGGCCAGCTTTATGCGGCGCAGGGTGCTGACGGCTTTTTCGTGCCTGGCGTGACCCGAGAAGAGCATATCCGCGCGCTCGTTCGTGATGTTCCCCTGCCGCTAAATGTGATGTGTATGCCCACTCTGGCTGATTTCGCTACGCTCGCCGTATCAGGCGTGCGGCGTATCTCCATGGGAAATTTTGTCCATTCTTCGATACAAACGCGCCTAAAGGATTTACTGTTAACGATCCAAAATGAGCAGTCCTTCGCGGGAGTTTTCAGCCATGAAAGTCACTGA
- the ada_1 gene encoding DNA-O6-methylguanine--protein-cysteine S-methyltransferase/transcriptional regulator Ada: MKVTDSSQCDTWYQALLDRASEFTGVFFVGVRTTGVFCISVCRARKPKRENVDFYDDFKSALDAGFRPCKVCRPTENAFTAPDFIAQALGMLRENPKARVSDTELRQKGIGPERVRRWFLQNHGMTFQAFQRMQRVNVALQELKSGRTATDVAFDSGYESLSGFGYTCKKLTGHAPSESRQVILIHRFTTPLGPMFVCATERGICLLEFVDRRMLETEFSDLQRLLKARIMAGENRHTRPDGSGDGGIFCRHSSAIRGHSRHAWKRISAHRLGGVTGRAFWAKRHTIRRWQNRSTNPQRCVPWRGQMGQTESRSSFPAIALSAKTVH, encoded by the coding sequence ATGAAAGTCACTGACAGCAGCCAGTGCGATACCTGGTATCAGGCGTTGCTCGACCGTGCGTCGGAGTTCACGGGCGTCTTTTTCGTGGGCGTCAGAACCACCGGCGTCTTCTGCATCTCGGTCTGCCGGGCGCGCAAGCCAAAGCGTGAAAACGTCGATTTCTACGATGATTTTAAATCTGCGCTGGACGCGGGTTTTCGCCCTTGCAAAGTATGTCGTCCCACAGAAAATGCCTTTACCGCCCCGGATTTCATTGCGCAGGCACTCGGTATGCTGCGCGAGAATCCAAAAGCGCGCGTGAGTGACACTGAGCTGCGCCAAAAAGGGATCGGCCCGGAACGCGTCCGCCGCTGGTTTTTGCAAAACCACGGCATGACCTTTCAGGCATTTCAGCGGATGCAGCGGGTTAACGTGGCGTTGCAGGAGCTAAAAAGTGGCCGCACGGCGACTGACGTGGCGTTCGACAGCGGTTATGAATCCTTGAGTGGATTTGGCTACACCTGTAAAAAGCTCACGGGGCATGCGCCGAGTGAAAGCCGCCAGGTGATTCTGATCCATCGCTTTACCACGCCTCTCGGCCCGATGTTTGTGTGTGCGACGGAGCGCGGCATCTGTTTGCTGGAATTTGTCGACAGGCGGATGCTGGAAACCGAGTTCAGCGACTTACAGCGTTTGCTGAAGGCCAGAATCATGGCGGGTGAAAATCGGCATACCCGTCCAGATGGAAGCGGAGATGGGGGAATATTTTGCAGGCACTCGTCAGCAATTCGAGGTCACTCTCGACATGCCTGGAAGCGAATTTCAGCGCACCGTCTGGGAGGCGTTACAGGCCGTGCCTTTTGGGCGAAACGTCACACTATCAGGCGCTGGCAAAACAGATCGACAAACCCGCAGCGGTGCGTGCCGTGGCGGGGGCAAATGGGGCAAACCGAGTCGCGATCGTCATTCCCTGCCATCGCATTATCGGCAAAGACGGTTCATTGA
- the nlpA gene encoding Methionine ABC transporter substrate-binding protein — MKLKFGALLLAGLLLAGCDQSGSNAKHIKVGVINGAEQDVAEVAKKVAKEKYGLEVELVGFSGSLLPNDATNQGELDANVFQHRPFLAEDNKAHNYKLVAVANTFVFPMAGYSRKVKSVSELKEGATIAIPNDPTNLGRALLLLQSQKLIALKPDTGLLPTALDITANPKNLKIMELEGAQLPRVLDDPKVDVAIISTTYLQQTGLSPVHDGVFIEDGNSPYVNIVVTREDNKDAENVKEFVQSYQSPEVAKAAEKIFNGGAVPGWE; from the coding sequence GTGAAACTGAAATTCGGCGCATTACTGCTGGCGGGCCTGCTGCTCGCGGGCTGTGACCAAAGCGGCAGCAATGCTAAACATATTAAAGTCGGGGTCATCAACGGCGCAGAGCAAGATGTGGCAGAAGTTGCCAAAAAGGTGGCGAAAGAGAAATACGGTCTGGAGGTTGAGCTGGTGGGCTTCAGCGGGTCGCTTCTGCCAAACGATGCAACCAATCAGGGCGAACTGGACGCCAACGTGTTCCAGCATCGCCCTTTCCTGGCCGAGGATAACAAAGCGCACAACTATAAGCTGGTGGCGGTCGCCAATACGTTCGTCTTTCCGATGGCGGGGTATTCGCGCAAGGTGAAATCCGTTTCCGAGCTGAAAGAGGGCGCAACGATTGCCATTCCAAACGACCCAACCAATCTTGGCCGTGCGCTGTTGCTGCTGCAAAGTCAAAAGCTGATCGCGCTTAAACCGGATACCGGGCTGCTGCCAACGGCGCTGGACATCACCGCCAATCCTAAGAACCTGAAAATCATGGAGCTGGAAGGCGCACAGCTCCCGCGCGTGCTGGACGACCCAAAAGTAGACGTGGCGATTATCAGCACCACGTATCTCCAGCAAACGGGCCTGTCGCCTGTCCATGACGGCGTGTTTATCGAAGACGGAAACTCACCTTACGTGAATATTGTCGTCACCCGTGAAGACAACAAAGATGCAGAGAACGTAAAAGAATTTGTTCAGTCCTATCAGTCACCGGAAGTGGCGAAAGCGGCAGAAAAAATCTTTAACGGCGGGGCAGTTCCGGGCTGGGAATGA
- the shlB gene encoding polypeptide-transport-associated domain-containing protein: protein MDRAFSTFKFIIISSRNYIYAILSVGVFSFTLHAAPLLPSDRDAIQQQQQQLLLQNQQQRDELERSILLPAPTPEKPVSSGSGPCFRIDNITLSGVTLISAKAQHTLVSPWEGQCLNMAKITELTTAISDWYISRGYITSRAFLTEQDLSSGQLNIVVLEGKLAEIRLDGKTPLMLKMAFPGLKGRVLNLRDIEQGMEQINRLRVQPVQIEIIPASQPGYSVVNLTAQPEFPLSASISLDNSGQKSTGEEQLNGSLTGNNMLGIADKWFVSGGRSSDFARAYDAQNFQAGVSVPFGYGLLDYSYAWSNYRTTIDNVGYPWVSRGDTKTHRLNASWVVYRNGDVKTGLAAGVVQRSSRNWLNDAPLQSSTRNLSSLILGITHTQKMAGGVATFNPTYSHGMPWFNAETDEDKTGDAPRALFRKWSLNASFQRPLTQDLGWLTSVYGQWSPDRLYGAERLTLGGESSVRGFKEQYLSGDNGGYLRNELGYTLFTLPVIGQVSATVAFDGGWLEKDREDRFASGTLWGASVGLSSSGRWYSSQISVGTPVHYPDWLGPDHVSVNWRIAFML, encoded by the coding sequence ATGGACAGGGCGTTTAGCACCTTCAAATTTATAATAATTTCATCCAGAAATTATATTTACGCTATTTTATCGGTAGGCGTTTTTTCTTTTACGCTACACGCCGCACCTCTTTTGCCAAGCGATCGTGATGCTATTCAGCAGCAGCAACAGCAGCTGTTATTACAAAACCAGCAGCAGCGTGATGAGCTGGAACGCAGTATTTTATTACCCGCGCCCACTCCTGAAAAGCCAGTATCCTCGGGGTCTGGGCCGTGTTTTCGTATCGATAATATCACCTTATCGGGTGTGACCTTAATTTCCGCCAAAGCCCAGCACACGCTGGTTTCGCCGTGGGAAGGCCAGTGCCTGAACATGGCAAAAATAACCGAATTAACCACGGCCATTTCCGACTGGTATATCAGCCGGGGCTATATCACCAGCCGTGCCTTTCTGACGGAACAAGATCTTTCCAGCGGTCAGCTCAATATTGTCGTACTCGAAGGAAAACTGGCTGAAATTCGCCTGGACGGTAAAACGCCCTTGATGCTGAAAATGGCATTTCCAGGGCTGAAAGGGCGCGTGCTTAATTTGCGGGATATTGAACAAGGCATGGAGCAAATTAATCGTTTGCGTGTCCAGCCGGTGCAAATTGAAATTATCCCGGCATCGCAGCCTGGTTATTCAGTGGTTAATCTTACCGCTCAGCCTGAATTTCCATTAAGTGCATCAATCAGTCTGGATAATAGCGGGCAGAAGAGTACCGGCGAAGAACAACTGAATGGCTCACTGACGGGCAATAATATGCTCGGCATTGCCGATAAATGGTTCGTTAGCGGCGGTCGCAGCAGCGATTTCGCCCGTGCTTATGACGCGCAAAATTTCCAGGCGGGCGTCAGCGTACCGTTCGGCTATGGATTGCTGGACTACAGCTACGCGTGGAGCAACTACCGCACCACAATCGACAACGTTGGATATCCGTGGGTTTCGAGGGGTGACACCAAAACGCACCGCCTTAACGCCTCCTGGGTCGTCTATCGCAACGGTGACGTGAAAACAGGTCTGGCGGCAGGCGTTGTGCAACGCTCAAGCCGAAACTGGCTCAACGATGCGCCGCTGCAAAGCAGCACGCGGAATCTCTCCAGCCTGATCCTCGGCATCACCCACACGCAAAAAATGGCCGGTGGCGTGGCGACATTCAACCCCACCTACAGCCACGGCATGCCCTGGTTTAACGCCGAAACCGATGAAGACAAAACCGGCGACGCGCCGCGAGCGCTGTTCCGCAAATGGAGCCTGAATGCCAGTTTTCAGCGCCCGCTAACCCAGGATCTGGGATGGCTCACCAGCGTCTACGGCCAGTGGTCGCCCGACCGATTGTACGGTGCTGAGCGCCTGACGCTCGGCGGCGAAAGCTCAGTGCGTGGCTTTAAGGAGCAGTATCTGTCCGGCGACAACGGCGGCTATCTGCGCAATGAACTCGGCTACACGCTTTTCACATTGCCGGTGATCGGACAGGTCAGCGCGACCGTCGCGTTCGACGGCGGTTGGCTCGAAAAAGACCGTGAGGACCGCTTCGCCTCCGGCACGCTGTGGGGCGCATCTGTTGGCCTCAGCAGTTCAGGCCGCTGGTACAGCAGCCAGATTTCAGTGGGTACACCCGTGCATTACCCTGACTGGCTTGGCCCGGATCACGTCAGCGTCAACTGGCGCATCGCGTTTATGCTTTAA